From one Nocardioides sp. Kera G14 genomic stretch:
- the rplA gene encoding 50S ribosomal protein L1: MQRSKTYRAAAETFDKNEIHSPLAAIKIAKGSSKKKFDETVDVVMRLGVDPRKADQMVRGTVSLPHGTGKTVRVIVFANADKAEEARAAGADEVGGDELIERVAGGWTDFDAAVATPDLMGKVGKVARILGPRGLMPNPKTGTVTADVAKAVTDIKGGKIEFRVDRHANLHFIIGKASFTEAQLAENYAAALEEVLRLKPASSKGRYVKKVTVSTTMGPGVQVDPNRTKNVAGEDEA; this comes from the coding sequence ATGCAGCGCAGCAAGACCTACCGCGCCGCGGCTGAGACGTTCGACAAGAACGAGATCCACAGCCCGCTGGCCGCGATCAAGATCGCCAAGGGTTCGAGCAAGAAGAAGTTCGACGAGACCGTGGACGTCGTCATGCGTCTCGGCGTCGACCCCCGCAAGGCCGACCAGATGGTCCGTGGCACCGTCTCCCTGCCGCACGGCACGGGTAAGACCGTCCGCGTCATCGTCTTCGCGAACGCCGACAAGGCCGAGGAGGCCCGCGCCGCCGGTGCCGACGAGGTCGGTGGCGACGAGCTCATCGAGCGCGTGGCCGGCGGCTGGACCGACTTCGACGCCGCAGTCGCGACGCCGGACCTCATGGGCAAGGTCGGCAAGGTCGCCCGCATCCTCGGCCCGCGTGGCCTGATGCCGAACCCGAAGACCGGCACCGTCACGGCTGACGTCGCCAAGGCCGTCACCGACATCAAGGGCGGCAAGATCGAGTTCCGTGTGGACCGTCACGCCAACCTGCACTTCATCATCGGCAAGGCCTCCTTCACCGAGGCCCAGCTCGCGGAGAACTACGCCGCGGCGCTCGAGGAGGTGCTTCGTCTGAAGCCGGCCAGCTCCAAGGGCCGTTACGTCAAGAAGGTCACCGTCTCCACGACGATGGGCCCGGGCGTCCAGGTCGACCCCAACCGCACGAAGAACGTTGCGGGCGAGGACGAGGCCTGA
- a CDS encoding TetR/AcrR family transcriptional regulator, producing MCPAATSSECFGALRVDAARNRERIVDAAARLFAAHGLDVPLEDVAREAGVGIATLYRRFPTRRDLVVATLRKIGAAYLEVIDRACAEPDPWEGVRTLMLGLTELQASDAALRELVVKRFPGSDEIERMKVSVQDRIEDLLERARASGGLRPDITRSDVALILLGTSEIVRRTADHCSDAWRRYAALQLEALRSRTDPEPLPPAPSVEAVHEALAH from the coding sequence ATGTGCCCCGCCGCGACCTCCTCCGAGTGCTTCGGGGCACTCCGCGTCGATGCCGCCCGGAACCGGGAGCGGATCGTCGATGCCGCGGCCCGCCTCTTCGCCGCGCACGGACTCGACGTACCGCTGGAGGACGTCGCCCGGGAGGCCGGCGTCGGGATCGCGACGCTCTACCGCCGTTTCCCCACGCGGCGCGACCTCGTCGTCGCCACGCTGCGCAAGATCGGGGCCGCCTACCTGGAGGTCATCGACCGGGCGTGTGCCGAACCGGATCCCTGGGAGGGGGTGCGCACGCTGATGCTCGGCCTCACCGAGCTGCAGGCCTCCGACGCCGCGCTCCGCGAGCTGGTCGTGAAGCGCTTCCCCGGCTCCGACGAGATCGAGCGCATGAAGGTGAGCGTCCAGGACAGGATCGAGGACCTGCTGGAGAGGGCGCGGGCCAGCGGCGGGCTGCGGCCCGACATCACCCGTTCCGACGTGGCCCTGATCCTGCTCGGCACCTCCGAGATCGTGCGACGCACGGCCGACCACTGCTCCGACGCCTGGCGGCGCTATGCCGCGCTGCAGCTCGAGGCGCTCCGCTCGCGGACCGATCCGGAACCACTGCCGCCGGCACCGTCGGTCGAAGCAGTCCACGAGGCGCTCGCGCACTGA
- a CDS encoding phosphatase PAP2 family protein: MSMTAVTRAPWARPMVEFAGLIAMGAAYTLIRAQQGTDPGQAFAHSAAIFSHEHWLFEHLELPFNHWMAATTLVAVPACYFYAVFHYVMTPFVFVMSWRAGGWVYRRGYWTLVIASGVALVLYATYAAAPPRLMPELGSIDVLRRFADYGWWGEAASAPRAIGDATNQYAAMPSLHFGWSLWCAIQMWSFGGRTWRTVAVLYPTVQVLVVIGTANHYLGDVLVGGLCVLAAEGIVLAVRRVARVRGARLVLNTGSP; this comes from the coding sequence ATGTCAATGACGGCGGTGACCCGTGCGCCTTGGGCGCGCCCGATGGTCGAGTTCGCCGGGCTGATCGCGATGGGGGCGGCGTACACGCTCATCCGGGCCCAGCAGGGGACCGACCCCGGCCAGGCGTTCGCGCACTCGGCGGCGATCTTCAGTCATGAGCACTGGCTCTTCGAACATCTGGAGCTGCCGTTCAACCACTGGATGGCGGCCACGACGCTGGTCGCAGTGCCCGCCTGCTACTTCTACGCCGTCTTCCACTACGTGATGACGCCCTTCGTCTTCGTGATGTCGTGGCGAGCCGGCGGCTGGGTCTATCGCCGTGGCTACTGGACCCTCGTGATCGCCTCGGGCGTCGCGCTCGTGCTCTACGCGACGTACGCCGCGGCGCCGCCGCGCCTGATGCCGGAGCTCGGCTCGATCGACGTCCTGCGCCGCTTCGCCGACTACGGCTGGTGGGGCGAGGCCGCCTCAGCGCCGCGCGCGATCGGTGACGCCACGAACCAGTACGCCGCCATGCCCTCCCTCCACTTCGGCTGGTCACTGTGGTGCGCCATCCAGATGTGGAGCTTCGGTGGCCGGACGTGGCGCACCGTGGCCGTCCTCTACCCGACCGTCCAGGTGCTCGTCGTGATCGGCACCGCCAACCACTACCTGGGCGACGTCCTCGTCGGTGGCCTCTGCGTCCTCGCGGCGGAGGGGATCGTCCTCGCCGTACGCCGGGTGGCCCGCGTCCGGGGTGCCCGATTGGTGCTCAACACCGGGTCCCCGTAA
- the nusG gene encoding transcription termination/antitermination protein NusG translates to MSEQEIEATEVTTDEVEATEVSEETPEVEAAVEEPTEEPAEDDALEAFRRELWAKPGDWYVVHTYSGMENRVKSNLENRIISLNMEDYIHEIVVPTEEVFEIKNGQRKKVKRTVLPGYVLVRMDLTDESWAAVRHTPSVTGFVGHQHQPVPLSMTEVENMLAPAVVAAAEAEAEAAAAGTADKGGAGTILASKKPVEVADFNVGDSVMVVDGPFATLHATITEINAESQRLKALVEIFGRETPVELSFNQVSKV, encoded by the coding sequence GTGTCTGAGCAGGAGATCGAGGCCACCGAGGTCACCACCGACGAGGTGGAGGCGACCGAGGTGTCCGAGGAGACCCCCGAGGTCGAGGCTGCCGTCGAGGAGCCGACCGAGGAGCCCGCCGAGGACGACGCGCTCGAGGCGTTCCGTCGCGAGCTGTGGGCCAAGCCCGGTGACTGGTACGTCGTGCACACGTACTCCGGCATGGAGAACCGGGTGAAGTCCAACCTGGAGAACCGCATCATCTCCCTCAACATGGAGGACTACATCCACGAGATCGTGGTCCCCACCGAAGAGGTCTTCGAGATCAAGAACGGCCAGCGCAAGAAGGTCAAGCGCACCGTCCTGCCCGGCTACGTCCTCGTCCGCATGGACCTGACCGACGAGTCGTGGGCCGCGGTCCGCCACACGCCGAGCGTGACCGGCTTCGTCGGTCACCAGCACCAGCCGGTCCCGCTCTCGATGACCGAGGTCGAGAACATGCTCGCCCCGGCCGTCGTCGCCGCTGCCGAGGCCGAGGCCGAGGCTGCTGCCGCGGGCACCGCCGACAAGGGTGGCGCCGGCACGATCCTCGCGTCGAAGAAGCCGGTCGAGGTCGCGGACTTCAACGTCGGCGACTCCGTCATGGTGGTCGACGGCCCGTTCGCGACGCTGCACGCGACCATCACCGAGATCAACGCCGAGTCGCAGCGCCTCAAGGCCCTCGTCGAGATCTTCGGTCGCGAGACGCCGGTCGAGCTCAGCTTCAACCAGGTCAGCAAGGTCTGA
- the secE gene encoding preprotein translocase subunit SecE translates to MSESTTTPAPRKRTPGEKRTSPFTFYRQVVAELRKVVWPTQQQLTTYFIVVLVFVLILMAIVSLLDLGLGKLFFQIFGGRD, encoded by the coding sequence ATGTCCGAGAGCACGACCACCCCGGCACCGCGGAAGCGGACCCCGGGGGAGAAGCGCACCAGCCCCTTCACGTTCTACCGGCAGGTGGTCGCAGAGCTGCGGAAGGTCGTCTGGCCGACGCAGCAGCAGCTGACCACCTATTTCATCGTCGTCCTCGTGTTCGTCCTGATCCTGATGGCCATCGTGTCGCTCCTCGACCTGGGGCTCGGCAAGTTGTTCTTCCAGATCTTCGGCGGACGAGACTGA
- the rplJ gene encoding 50S ribosomal protein L10 — MARADRNAAVAEIVDEFNASDGAVLTEYRGLTVKELQTLRRSLGANANYAVVKNTLTQIAAQQAGIEGLDDYLAGPTAVAFIKGDAVEVAKGLRDFAKANPALVIKGGFLDGKALDAAEVGKLADLESREVLLAKLAGAMQASLAQALYVFNALPTKAAALAAALEAKATEDPTILAGGAGNPVAAEEATPAADDTAADTTEEVTAEADAPVETEN; from the coding sequence ATGGCGCGGGCAGATCGCAACGCGGCCGTCGCGGAGATCGTTGACGAGTTCAACGCCTCCGACGGTGCCGTGCTGACCGAGTACCGCGGTCTCACCGTCAAGGAGCTGCAGACGCTGCGTCGCTCCCTCGGTGCGAACGCCAACTACGCCGTGGTCAAGAACACGCTGACCCAGATCGCCGCCCAGCAGGCCGGCATCGAGGGTCTCGACGACTACCTCGCCGGCCCCACCGCCGTCGCCTTCATCAAGGGTGACGCTGTTGAGGTCGCCAAGGGTCTGCGTGACTTTGCCAAGGCCAACCCCGCTCTTGTGATCAAGGGCGGTTTCCTGGACGGCAAGGCGCTCGACGCTGCTGAGGTGGGCAAGCTTGCCGACCTCGAGTCGCGTGAGGTGCTCCTTGCCAAGCTTGCCGGCGCCATGCAGGCGTCGCTGGCCCAGGCGCTCTACGTCTTCAACGCCCTGCCCACGAAGGCGGCTGCTCTCGCCGCCGCCCTCGAGGCCAAGGCGACCGAAGACCCCACGATCCTCGCAGGTGGTGCCGGTAACCCGGTTGCTGCCGAGGAGGCAACTCCGGCCGCGGACGACACCGCTGCCGACACCACCGAAGAGGTCACTGCCGAGGCTGACGCCCCGGTGGAGACCGAGAACTGA
- the rplK gene encoding 50S ribosomal protein L11 produces the protein MPPKKKIAALVKVQLQAGAATPAPPVGTALGPHGVNIMEFCKAYNAQTESMRGNVIPVEITIYEDRSFDFITKTPPAAELIKKAAGLAKGSSVPHKDKVGKLTKDQIREIATTKLPDLNANDVEAAMKIVEGTARSMGVTTD, from the coding sequence ATGCCTCCCAAGAAGAAGATCGCCGCGCTCGTCAAGGTGCAGCTCCAGGCTGGCGCCGCCACCCCGGCCCCGCCGGTCGGTACGGCCCTCGGCCCGCACGGCGTCAACATCATGGAGTTCTGCAAGGCGTACAACGCCCAGACGGAGTCCATGCGCGGCAACGTGATCCCCGTCGAGATCACCATCTATGAAGACCGCAGCTTCGACTTCATCACGAAGACCCCGCCGGCCGCGGAGCTGATCAAGAAGGCCGCCGGCCTGGCCAAGGGTTCGTCGGTCCCGCACAAGGACAAGGTCGGCAAGCTGACCAAGGACCAGATCCGCGAGATCGCCACCACCAAGCTTCCCGACCTCAACGCCAACGACGTCGAGGCCGCCATGAAGATCGTCGAGGGCACCGCCCGCTCGATGGGCGTCACCACCGACTGA
- the rplL gene encoding 50S ribosomal protein L7/L12, which produces MAKLSTAELLDAFKELTLIELSEFVKEFEETFGVTAAAPVAVAAAPAAGGAAGGAEAAAEKDEFEVVLESAGDKKINVIKEVRALTSLGLKEAKDLVEAAPKTILENANKETAEKAKEALEAAGAKVTLK; this is translated from the coding sequence ATGGCTAAGCTCAGCACCGCAGAGCTGCTCGACGCGTTCAAGGAGCTCACCCTCATCGAGCTCTCCGAGTTCGTGAAGGAGTTCGAGGAGACGTTCGGCGTCACCGCCGCCGCTCCTGTCGCCGTTGCCGCGGCGCCCGCCGCTGGTGGCGCCGCTGGTGGCGCCGAGGCCGCCGCCGAGAAGGACGAGTTCGAGGTTGTCCTCGAGTCCGCCGGCGACAAGAAGATCAACGTCATCAAGGAGGTGCGCGCCCTGACCTCCCTCGGTCTGAAGGAGGCCAAGGACCTCGTCGAGGCCGCGCCGAAGACGATCCTCGAGAACGCCAACAAGGAGACCGCCGAGAAGGCCAAGGAGGCCCTCGAGGCCGCCGGCGCCAAGGTCACCCTCAAGTGA
- a CDS encoding ABC transporter ATP-binding protein, with product MGVDIKIEHLTKSFGKQLIWGDVSLTVPAGEICVMLGPSGTGKSVLLKTLIGLLKPDSGAVIIEGTDLVTCSEKELYEIRKLFGVLFQDGAMFGSMNLYDNVAFPLREHTKKSESDIRKIVMEKMDLVGLIGAEDKLPGEISGGMRKRAGLARALVLDPEIVLFDEPDSGLDPVRTAFLNQLIVDLNAQIDATFLIVTHDINTARTVPDNIGLLYHKHLAMFGHREMLLSSEEPVVRQFLNAQRVGPIGMSEEKDADQLAAEKDMDLPPLPPIALQLEPSNGIPRKSQRTPGEWCREHGIVPPPGSFQPDSVLAGGAGARAEA from the coding sequence ATGGGTGTCGACATCAAGATCGAGCACCTCACGAAGAGCTTCGGCAAGCAGCTCATCTGGGGTGACGTCAGCCTGACCGTTCCGGCCGGGGAGATCTGCGTGATGCTCGGTCCCTCCGGTACGGGTAAGTCGGTTCTGCTGAAGACCCTCATCGGTCTGCTCAAGCCCGACTCGGGCGCCGTGATCATCGAGGGCACCGACCTCGTGACCTGCTCCGAGAAGGAGCTCTACGAGATCCGGAAGCTCTTCGGCGTCCTCTTCCAGGACGGCGCCATGTTCGGCTCGATGAACCTCTACGACAACGTGGCCTTCCCGCTGCGTGAGCACACCAAGAAGTCCGAGTCCGACATCCGCAAGATCGTCATGGAGAAGATGGACCTCGTCGGTCTCATCGGCGCCGAGGACAAGCTCCCCGGTGAGATCTCCGGCGGTATGCGCAAGCGCGCCGGTCTCGCACGTGCCCTCGTCCTCGACCCGGAGATCGTGCTCTTCGACGAGCCGGACTCCGGCCTCGACCCGGTCCGCACGGCGTTCCTCAATCAGCTGATCGTCGACCTCAACGCCCAGATCGACGCCACGTTCCTGATCGTCACCCACGACATCAACACCGCGCGGACCGTGCCGGACAACATCGGCCTGCTCTACCACAAGCACCTCGCGATGTTCGGGCACCGCGAGATGCTGCTCAGCTCCGAGGAGCCGGTCGTGCGCCAGTTCCTCAACGCCCAGCGCGTCGGCCCGATCGGCATGTCCGAGGAGAAGGACGCCGACCAGCTCGCGGCGGAGAAGGACATGGACCTGCCGCCGCTGCCGCCGATCGCCCTGCAGCTCGAGCCCTCCAACGGCATCCCACGCAAGAGCCAGCGGACGCCGGGCGAATGGTGTCGTGAGCATGGCATCGTTCCGCCGCCCGGCTCCTTCCAGCCCGACTCGGTGCTGGCCGGTGGCGCAGGGGCTCGCGCGGAGGCTTGA